AATGGTCTAAAATGTAAGCCATAGTCTACATCATGGAAACATAAGAGAGAATGTTTATGATATAACAGTTCTTGCCCCTAGCAACCAGAATTATGCTGCAAGTTTGCAAACAGTCCTTGAAAAAGGAAAgtcagaatctggttggttgctaaaAGCCACGCCTACTTTTCTACCTGTAGAATAGATTTGGGGAAAGTActccattattatttttactttctaccTGGTAGAAAGGTTGTAAGTTTACTTTTGAGATACATGACCCACACTAATGAGAGTATTTGCCCTAATCCCCTAATGTCTTAACAGGGCCCTAATCAAAACCATAATGAATTACTGAAAATACTAACAATATGAGTAAAAACCAACAACTAAAATATTAATACGAATCATCGTAGAGCTCATTAGACAAACAAAGAGTGAACGTCTGATTTATCTCTGTAGCACACAGCATATTTAGGCACAGATGGGGTGGCCATTTTTCATGCTCTCACAGACATTGGTCCAGCCTagaaaaaatggctgcctgcgATTTGTGCATTACCTCAGATGGGTGTACTTTAATAGTTTTAGAATgggttaaatgtaaaataaagtattGACACATTTAAACTTGCTTTAAATCTCATATCAAGTATCATGTAAAACTCACCGCACCATAATTACAAGACAGAAATATATaaccggaaaaaaaaaaaccgaCACCCACTCGTATCCTGGTGCTTTAGGCCGCTCTCTGTACAATTAAAATTTACTATAAATCATTATGGAGAAGACAAAGGCTGTGGTTAATTAGGCACAGATTGTACTTACTTCCCATCCCAGATTAGTCTCTTTTATTGTGTTCTTCTGTATCATGATATAAGGTCCTAATCTTTCCCCAATGTCGATTTTCTTCTTGGCCCAAATTCCCAGGCCAGCTCCTGGTACGGACGACTCTCTGAGCTCAAAGTCAGGGGGGATGGGAATATCATCGGGAATGTAGACGGGAGCTTCGTAGGGGGAACCCTCCTTGGGGGTAAAGTCTTCGCTGGTTGGAAACGGGGAGGGAGGTCCGACGGGAATGGGCGACATAATActgtcttctgtctcctcttcgcCGCTGTCGCCACCAAGGAGATCCGAGGCAGGCTCATACATACTATTTACAAGGTCACTGTCACCTgccgaaaaaaaaaagaagacacatAGCTGTGTTTAGGAAGTTGCACAAACAAATTTTGCGATGTAATAACAGAAAAAGAAGTTTGATTTCcaaccaaggccctatctgtgtggattttgtatgctctccccgtgtttgcgtggggttttctccgggtgcttaAGTTTCCTCGCAGAGTCTAAAgacatactggtacgttaattggccACTGGCTAATTATTGACCCTAGTAgaggtgtgtgtgttagtgaaaatagattgtaagcgccaatggggcaggtactgatgtaaaTAACTATTCTCTATACAAACCAAATAACAATCAATAAATGTGACCAAACAAAAACAGCATTGCTGTAGCCACAGATAGCAGCAAAAGTTGAATACATCAATCCTCAAGCATTTTAGAACCTTTTCTTTTAATATAAAGGGGACACTGGGTCACATGACACTTTAGGGGTGATTTAAATCCTAGCGATAGGCCACGGACGGCCTTCGGAATGCCATTGCACAAAACTGAATTCCGCCCCTTGCATTTAAAGATATGTAATAAATGCATTAAGCACAGTCGTTAAatcgtttttctgtgtgtacgGTGTAAATGCACCCTATTTATGAATTCAAATTcgtttcactttatttttctattaatttGCCAGCTATTTAGATCAGCCACAAAACATGTCTGTTTTCAAAAACAACTATTATTAACCATTATTTAATttgtaaaaatgcaataaaaaaaaaaaggttaaattaCACGTCAGCCAGACAAAGAATTGCACAATGATTTGTAATAATGAGGTATATTATTCCTTGAAATAGAGGCAGGTTTGAAAACTGAAGCTTCAttgtgtattttgagttgtaaATTCCATGGTAACCTTAACAAACTCTACAATTAGGAAATCAACCTGATTATGTTAGCGAGATTCACATTATTACACGTGAATGAATATACTGTACGAAGGCAAGGGAATAAACAGAGACAGCTGATTACGCCAGCCTCTCCTCCTACATAGGCATCATATGCCTTAAAGGCTTTCAATCCGAGGGCAGAGTGGGCAGGGCCTGTTTAATGAGTGCAGGTTGGTGGGCAGACTGCTTAAGTGAATGCAACAGGGGCCTCCTTGTCTTTGGTGAAACGGACCATGAAGCGGTTACAATATGTGTAGGCAGAGTCACTTAGACAAATTAGCTTGTCCTCTATTATAATAGTAACAAGGAGTACATTTTATCTATCCATTCAGCATACTTTCACATAAATATGGCAGCAGCAGTGAGCAACTTCTGAACTCTTAAAACAGAAATAATCTAACATTTcaagtaaaattaaaatgaaaaacttAATATCCTGTATTTAAAATTTCTCCGTCACAGGCCTGCCACCCAGCGATGCAGAAATTCAAAGTGCCACCTAAAACGTCACATTTGctatatgtacaaaataaatatttccctCCAGTAGTTATTTATACTGCTAGtcatactaaataaaaaaagtgataCAATTATGAAGATTTAAGATCGATTTAATGAGATCTAAAGTTTGCTACAGATGAATAAAGTTTgcggtataaatttatttttttcttgttcccATACAAGACATGtttggtgggaatgttgggggaagggaggtaagtCAAGAAATTTATTTATAGTGTGACCATGCCCACATTCAGCCATGACCACGCCCCTGTCCGTCTGGTGGAGACAGACATGTAGGGAGGTATGGTATGTGCCCCCTCTGagttgtgaccacgcccccaatgaGATGTGGCCACTCCCCCAACAAGATGTGGCCACCCCCCCTCCCAGCTGCTGGAGACACAAACCTTGGGAGGTACATGAATTGGTGGGCTGCACATAAGTGCATTAACTATCAATGTACATACTATAGCACTGTGCAATTTGTACAAGTACCACTGCCTTCTGCAATCCAAACACAGGCCTACAATCACTGCTAACCAGGCTTCAATTACAGCACGAGTgtttctaatcactctttcataACTCGTTGTGAGGCTCTGCCAAGAACATGGTTTTTTATGAGTTTGGAAATCCTCGCTACACAATAGCATGTTATTTTCTAGCATTATAAACCTGACATTCCTGACTTTGGTTATGCAGCGGTTTCAGAGTAAGGGATATGGGTTAATGACTGTACTAACGACTGCTCGGCTGCCtttcaggaataaaaaaaaaaagttaataaaaaaaaaaagttttgttacaACTTAGGAGTTACCAGCGCTCCTATTGTACGGGATAAATTAAAACAGCTTTGTCAATAACTGTCAGAAGCATATCCAGTAAGTAGCATAAAAGGGAACGTGAATTGAAGACGGGTTATTCAGTGAGACGCGCCAATTACATTAAAGGTAAAATCCTACATTCCATGCGCAGAGGCGGAATAaaggacatcatcatcaccatttatttatataaacgccactaattccgcagcgctgtacagagaactctcgcatcagtccctgctccattggagcttacaatctaaattctttaacacacacacacacacacacacacacacacacacagagggagagagagagagagggagaaagagagactagggtcaatttgttagcagccaattaacctaccagtatgtttttggagtgtgggaggaaaccggagcaccaggaggaaaacccacacaaacacggggagaacatataaactccacacagataaggccatggtcgggaatcaaacttatgaccccaatgctgtgaggcagaagttctaaccactgagccaccatgctacaACAGTGAGAAGATTATAACAAATTTCTCTCATCACTGCTGTATAAGCCAGCTAATAATTTATGAagggaaaaaaactaaattcatattaaaaaaaacaaaaacaaaaaacacatttgtttgaaccagacttaaaaaataaaaatatcaaaatgaGATTTTTTGACGCAGAATTTCAAACTGCGCTATGATCCGTATGGCGTCAGATTCTCATCcaaaagcaataaatatattgaaCAATTAACtatgcaaattaaataaaaacaaaacaaatatgacGAGGGAAAAAACGCTATATAAACCTTAAATAGATATTGATATTTAGATAAATCCTCCCGATTTGCCCCTGGTAATACAGAAATACAGATAGTCTGCTGATGTAATCTTGTCACTTAAACTAGAGGTGACTGTGATTCCGCAGGCAGTTCTGGGGTACAAGGAGACCATCTCTCCCACAATGGCGGTAGCACAGGCAGCTAAGGGACAGACTTCCCCCCCCATGCATGAGGCAGCAGGATTGCACTCTCACAGAACAGTAGTTTCCACTAGAAAAACAGGCTAAACAACTGCTCCATTGTGAGCCAAAAGTGAAATCGAAGGAACTCCCACAGTGCATATTAATGATTGACCTCTGATGTAATCCAAGATAGGATAACACCCAGCAAAAAAATGACAGCTTTTGCTTCCAAAAAGGAcctttttttttccactctgcCAAGTTGGAAAGTGGAACGATGGAGGGATACGGATACAGCGGCGTGTTAGTTTAACGATACACCCAGTTACTCAGATCTTATAGAACAGGCTTTCTGTTGAGGAACAACTTGTCTCATCGGTATCTAGAAGGTCAGACCTGTACTGCACAGTGCAGAGTTATTTGGCAGAGTACAAACCAAACCTCTTATTCCCTTTCAGTTTGGACAGAGGAAGTATATTGCAATGCCAAGTTCACTACATCTTTCTACCAGTATGAAGTAGAGCAGGctcggccaacctgtggctctccaggtgttgtgaaactacaagccccagcatgctttgccaggagatagccagctgatagcaggtgttgtgaaaatagagatgcttgggctcggttccccgagaaccgaacatacccgaacttagcagacccgagtaccgagccgagtcggctctgtactttcgcgctttttcgaatttaaaaacgaggcaaaacatcatcgctacgtcgtctgatctcggatctcgcaatttttggattcctttttaggATCTGACATAAggacaaggacaattccatcttgcaccatttttcttttctgccactgctgtgtgccaatgtttcctagatgtgctaggaactgccgtgtgtttgtgtcattgctctgtcgcttaccatccagccaggtcgctgtagtattggtccaaaagtgtctgaaaataataatttgacttgtgaggtggtcaaaactgactgcaaataacttgaaattagtgttagtgaggttaataataatgtaggaacaaaaaaaagagcaaaattatgtgattgtagcatattttaggattttttctaaaaaatccaaaaccaaaaacacacgagggcggttttgtcagaacctaaacacgaagctaattcagatccaaaaccaaaaccagttcacaggggtcagtgagcatctctaatgtgaaactacaagccccagcatgctttgccaggagATAACTAGCCGATAGCTGTCagagcatgttgggacttgtagtttcacaacatctggagagtcaCCGGTTGGAGAAGCCTGAAGTAGATGGGGAACAAAGGGGGCAGGCAGTGGTTGAGTAAAACATTTTGGTCAGGACAATTTTTTTAACGCCAGTTCCTTATCAGACCACAGATTGGCTAAAGATCAGCACAGTCCATCTACCTGAAGGTTATAAGGACTGTGTTGTCTTACTGTTTTACAGTGTTGTACTCATTGCTTATTTGTAGCGTGTGTTATTGGtgccaaaatataaattaataataaacttaCATGTTGTTTGTGCTGAAgagcaaaatgtatatttattttaaataaatatttaaaaaaaaatccttcccaATCATTTTTTCATAAGCTTTACAGAAAATACTGATAGTTTGCAACTGTAACATCCATGATGTAACCAAAATGGTTAAAATAATAATCCTAAAGTTAAAAGAAACTTACAGCTAAAATGTAAACTTCTCTAGAAAAATAACCAAGGAACGGTTGCTTTCCCTGTCTACAAAACTCAAGCCTCTGAGGAAACCTCTTCATACAAAGTAACAGCACTGTCAGCAAAAATAAACACAgactactaaataaattaaaacacaaaacataaacagcgtatttttttttctactgttgTTTAAACGAGACGTCTTCCAACTCGTTTCTTTCAGCAGAAAGTCTTTTTCCACAGACGTGGAGAGAACGGCTACGTTTTAGGTTTTTAGAGCAGCAAATTATTGCACAGTCAATTTTGTGGAACATGCCTTAAGTGTTTCTGGTCAAAGTCTGCTTCTCTTTTCCTGGAGTTGCGGGCTGTAAATTGTTGTCTAAAGCAATTACTGTATTAAAAGGCTAGCAAATGTAACTGTTTCTGAAATGTAATGAAAATACTGATCAAGCATAACCTGTGCTACCCCAAGTATCTGTTACAGTCACATGCTTTCCATTTTACATGCACAGGGCTGCAGTTTTCTCCTGTTTACACGCTTGCTCAGCACACTGCATGAATTAGGTGGCAAGTGTATTGTTTACCTTGTTCCCCAGACGTGTGGGTCTGTGGTcttgtgaacaaaaaaaataaataagtagagCTGTTTGCAGTAATCCCAAAAAAGAAGTGGAGCGAGTTTGGGGAATAAAGAAAGGGTGAGGGTGTTAGACCGTAGGTGGGGTAACAGGGCGGATGTACACTCGACAGGGGGGAAGGGGCGGGAACTAAAAAATGCCCCTCCCCTCGCAAAGTGTTGGATGCAAAGCGGGGGATTGGAGGGTAACTGcctggaccaataggaagccacaAGCTCACGACAAGGCCACACCTCCCATTGGCTGCACCTGGGAAAATAGTGGCGGGAGAGCACAAGCTACTTGTCCTAGGCTCCCTAGACacttgaaacgcgttggtacaaGGCAAATGAACTATTCTAAGACAATATTATAGCCAGGGATGCTGAGATGTGGGTAGGATGGGCACAAAGAAGAAGTATAATGGTGGACCCCAGGTTCCTATGGGCCAGGTCAATCGACTCTTTATTTAAGATGTCCCATGAACGGTCAGAGTAGAGACATTTCACTCCTGGGCCAGATAAGAGAAAGTTGGGTAAAAATTACAgtgataatttaaataataatacaatttactttaaaggggtatatttgctcTATGGAGTATAGACCTGTCCTTCTCAATAATACTGTACTCAATAGAGGCagacacaggatttgtagagggggggtttccacaccacgccaccagtgggcgtgaccagcatgcaagggggcgtggttataattttagacagtgcttggctgctctctaactcttcctatccctataatatacatgggcaatgctgcgtggactattgttaggtgcacgcagttctcccttttcaagcagagccgtgtgacaggggagcagggtccagccacctcaattatacagtgcctcaggcttggaggggggtttccagccaCTAGGAattccccctcggtttgcctatgctcaaATATCAAGTGGTTTGGACACCGTGGCTCCACACTCGCCACTCCCCAGTCCCAGGTACGACCTGATAGTGacaacccccacccctctccagcCCTCCCGTCCAAATACCCCCTCACATAAGCCCAACAAATCTCCGTCCCACCTTGGCTACCTCTATTTCTAAGTTTGCACATGTTGGTCCATTTTGCGGCCTGTCGAAATACTTGAAATAAAGGAATCACTTTATTGTACTTCATTGTAACGTTTAAGATTTTGTAATATGTCAACGGCATATtccttctttttgttttgtagctTTATACACTGTTTATGATACggtttggaaaaataaaaagtaaaaaaaaaaattactttaaggTGACTGAGATATCAttctaatttacagtagggactATGCTATTCCATATAATTTGCACATTTTCCTAGTGATTTGGGGAGTGATGGTATCAGATCTCACAAGTAAACGTAATAATGGCAAAAcccaaccttttaaaaatatacttacaAGAGGGTTTTACACAGATATCAACATGACTTGTGTATTAGACCATTTTAACTGCAGCTATTAAGAGGTCTACCTCCTCATACATaatataaaactatttaaatatatgtttctgAGTAACAAATCCGCCCACCAAAAGCCATAAGAAGTACAGATAGATCTAagagcttatttttttttttaaagcacaataTGAACAATCACCTTAAGAAAAGTCCCCTTGTTAGAAGATtgttgaaagaaagaaaaaaaaaaaaaccagttgcTATATCCTTACATTCAAAACCTAAATCATATTTTTATAAGAAGAAAACCCTAGCGTAAAATTTATAAGGGGGTTTAAAAGACTAATAGCTAAGTGGTAAAAAGGAAATTAAAGATATTCCTTAATTAAGGGATTTCTCCTTGTGAAATAGGAAATGCAGCCTGTAACGATAATTTGGAGTATTCCTCAAAATGCATTTTCCAGAGTACAGTAAAAGCAGCGGGGAGGGTTTCCAAATAACTCAGCATTAAATACCAGTGTTAGATTTCCAGTAAAAGACTATTCGAGCCAGGCAGCAAAAATATTTCTTCACAGAAGAGCCTATTAGACCGGGTGTGAGAAACGCACATTTCTCGATTGTATAGCAGAAAACCTGTTGCAAGCTGATATTGTAGCGGAATACACTGCGCTGGATgtatcaggatggtgattggaCATTACACCGAGAACCCCCACACAGGGGCGTGACAATAGGGGGTGTATTGGTTACAGTGGCTAGAGGGtcaggagggaaggggagggtgGGGGCAACATAGGAGCATAGGCAAGTATGGACTGATGGCAGATACAACATCTTGCAAGGACCCCAAGAagaaaattagctttttttaatttttttttaattatttccctACAGTTTGCTCCTCTCCAAAATCTCTTGCTTGACGCTGCCGCCTCTTTAGGCTGGTTACCCACTGGTGTTGTGTTAAATGCCAGGGACACCACAGTGTgatcacagtggctcagtggataacgatggggtcatgggtttcattcccgaccacggccttatcgcTGTGTAGTTTATGCGTCCTACCCGTGTTTGATTGGGTTTCCCCCGGTTACtctggttttttttcccacactcctaaaacatactagtaggttaattggccgctgacAAAAAAAAGTAACTCTACTCTGGGTGCGACAgtgcaggggcggacctagatgtAGTTTtcaaggtggggggggggcgattttgcataatcgcGCCcatccttcattctgattggctggccccagAAAACACCGGCCACGATTGGCCACGCCCCTCAACCCGTTTTGATCGCGTCTTGGATccaaatttaaaggacttgtgctgttaggggggagggggggggcgtttGCCCCAATCGCCCgtttccccccctcctccttggatccgccactgtgccagtgtatgttggggaatttagactcaatagggcagggactaatgtgattgaccaaaatattctctgtacagcgctactgaattggtggcgctatataaataaatgatgatgatgatgatgagacgaCACACAGTGGTAATAATCAGTAATGTCTAGGGGTTGGTGGAAATATTGTTGGTGTATGCAGCACCAAAAAAAAAACGTTTCTGAAACCAAAAGGGCACATTTACATGGTGCCTTGATGCCAGGCAGCGCATCTTGGCAGTTAATACAGACAAGAAGTCTTTGTTCATTTAGTAAAATCTCCGATACACAATGTGCCTCTGCAAACTGCTTCTGAGAGACACACAGCGTCACctcacggccaattgaatctgccctaagT
Above is a genomic segment from Mixophyes fleayi isolate aMixFle1 chromosome 11, aMixFle1.hap1, whole genome shotgun sequence containing:
- the LOC142106671 gene encoding histone-lysine N-methyltransferase PRDM16-like, coding for MRSKARARKLAKSDSDLVNSMYEPASDLLGGDSGEEETEDSIMSPIPVGPPSPFPTSEDFTPKEGSPYEAPVYIPDDIPIPPDFELRESSVPGAGLGIWAKKKIDIGERLGPYIMIQKNTIKETNLGWELPDSEVTSQDGCLRKVSDELVDEKMCIGNNQSGSGNWLKFIRIACSCDEQNLAICHLNDQCLENMFCFVKMSDVL